In the genome of Brachypodium distachyon strain Bd21 chromosome 3, Brachypodium_distachyon_v3.0, whole genome shotgun sequence, the window CCCTCCCCACCTGACTTGTTGTATAGTCACGCTCACGCCTCGACTGTCTCTCTTGGTACTTTGACAGGCAAAATATTACCAGCAGCACCACAACTATAAATAGCACGATAGAAAGAAGAACATATCCAACCGTCCGGAGAGTTGAAGACTTATGTTTCCCAGACGATGCAGATCTGCTGTCTCGAGCTGTGGATCCACCGGATGAGTTCGAGGGTGTATTAGATGATGGAGTTCCTGAAGAGGATGAGGGGGATGATGGTGTTTGTGTTGGTGTAGGGCCTGTTGGTGTTAAAGAGGGTGACGCAGAAGGTGCAATGCTAGTATTAAATGGGTTCCCATCCTTTCTGTAGGAAAATGCAGTTAGTTGCTTGCTTAGTAATGTGCAAGTATCAAGTAGAGAAATATTGTTTATGTAGATACAAGCACATTAGCACAATGTGAATGACATTAATAAATCTGAAACAGGTAAAAGAAAAGGTGTCTCACTTCAAGTTTGGTATGTTCAGCAACTTGGGAGGAACTGGCccagaaaataaattattcTCTACATTTCTGTAAAAGATAAACACATTATCAGAAAGAAGCACTGATATGTGATATCTGTACCcataacaaaaaaagaagctacGATTGATCTTAATTATGCATTGATCAGAAATTGAATTGAGAATTACAGTTTGACTGGCATCAATATTCTTTACTAGATGCAAAAAAGCTAACTATATAGCAAATGCATCATGCGGAAGGTGGTACTTGCTGGTTCCCGTTTTGTAAAGGTGTTTGttgcaaagaaacaaaacactCTGGAGCACAAAGTAGATGATATATAACTTATTTGCACAATCGTTCCTTTTCCTAACCAGTGAAAGCTTTATTATTTTTGTCAGTTACTATGTATTGCACTTCTAGAGCCAAATGTGTACTATCGTGTATACATTGTTAAATGATGTGGAATTGTACAACATTTGCTGCAGAATCAAGGTGATTATACCAAATAATGCAGAAATTTGTGTATGCCATACATATTGTTGCATGTAATCCCGGAATTATGTCCAAGTGAAGTGATAATTATTATTCATATTCAATGTATAGACAATAGACCTAAAGAAGGTTTCTGTTAAGCAGTCAAGTTCATATTAAATCAACAGGTAACAGCTCAAATAATTGCAGATGTTCTGATGTGCTTATATAAGTGAGTAAATAAGGAGGAATGGACTTACAAATCTTTGAGGGGAAGATCCTGCAAGGCATTAAGGGTCCCAGATAGTTGATTATTCTGCATCCGCCTGTGAAATAGTAAAAATGTAAGTGGCTAGAAACAGAACAAAATAGTAGGAGGCTCAACTTACAGTGTGGTCAGTGATGACAGGCTTCCCAGAGAAGTCGGTAATGGACCACTGAAGTTGTTGGAAGAAATATCCCTGTCAATTGTGATTAAAAGCTCAGATGTCATCAACCAGTCAAATAAATGGTCAATGGAAACTGCAAATAAAATAGAGTATGATAATCTTACAGATTTACGAGTCCGACAAGCAAACTAAAAGCATCTGGTAGTTGTCCATCAAGATGGTTATCATTGAGTGACCTGAGAAAAGACAGAATGACAGGTTTTGAGTGAGACAGTTTATAGAGGAAACAAATACATCATGAGTCTTTTGTTATAGACGGGAAACCACTAATTACATGGCTGTTAAACTTCGAAGTTTTGATATTGACGCCGGGATGCTTCCAGTGAGTTGATTATCAGAAAGAAAACTGCATGGTAAGTAACAAAAATATCATTTGTTTATTTCAGGACAAAGCCCACTTTCCCTTCATTTAATAAAAAAGGAGTAACTAACAGAACTGCACAAATTAAGAAGAGCACATACAGACTCTGCAGTGTAACAGGTAGATCATCTGGTATAGTTCCGGTGATTTTGTTGTTGCTAAGATTTCTGCAACAAAAGGAGAACTAAATGCTCGCAAACTTGAACAAGATACAAGATCATCATAATTTCTGCCAGTATATACATGTACCCGAGAAATTCGCAGTTCACCCATGGAACATTGCGACAGGATAATTAGATGATACAACTATCAGTCAAGAGTGAGGGTAAAAAATATCATCAACAAACGCCCTTACATTGAGGTTATTGAGGTGAAGTTTCCTAGGCTGCCTAGCTGTCCTTCCATAGTTGCAGCAACGTAATTTCTATAAACAATGAGTTGTTAAAAGCTCAAAATATAAAAGCTCTACCAGAGAAAAGTAATCATAAAGAACAATAGACGTACATTGCATCTATATTAGAGCCGATACATATAACACCCTGCCAACCCTCACCGCAGGGGTCTCCACCATTTGCAGTCCATCCAGTAAGAGTTGGCGATCCAAGTGCAACATACAATCCATTTATAGCAGCAACTGCACGCAAAAATTAAAGGAAAAGCTTGTCAATAGCAATGAACAATGTGCTAAAATGCTAAagtttgcaataaaaatggttgtgtgcatcgcttgatgcagaggccggagcCTTGCCCTTTCCGGAAAAAATAGCAACAAACAAAATTCTCAGTGACATGGGTTCACACCAAATCAAGTATATTCTAAGTGCTAAATCAGATGTGTAGTCCATTCAAGTATTTAAAAACACAATCTAGCATTTTAAAGTCTAGAACGCCCTCATTTAtccacaattcacatcaccaGCTTTCTGCCACCAAGACCACTGTTGGCATTAACAACTTACTCTTGAATTGGGACTACAAGTACAACTTGACCAAAGCTCTCATCGTACTGCAAGCAACTAACCAATCTTCAGCAGTTCAGCTCATCCGTCCTCCATTTTTCACTGCCAGCAAATCCCCAACTGAAAGCAGTTACTCTCTACGACTCTACCCCATTACCATCGACAACGATGATAATTTGTAGGACAGGTAACCACATTGCTTCAATGACGAAAAACATCCCTCTCAGACTCCACTCTCCAGACCGAAAAGAACAGTCCAAATTGCAGCTTATCATCACACCGTTGGTTCCACAGGCAGGTACAGACGTACATTACACACAAATTCAATGTGCCCATCAACTTTAGAAGTACAGACCAAGACCTCATCCCCCCTTGCCCTTACTCCACACAGCAAGCCTTCACTCCTCGCCAATCTGGTCTAAAAAATCAAGCTGAATCAATTGCGCAACAACAGTGCTGCGTCGAAATCAGTCCCCTCCACCGACAAATTCTTCATTTCTCATGAACAAGCACTAAATAAACATAAACAGTACACCCCAAAACAAGCAGTGAAGCTCGTGCGTGCTAAGAGAAGCAATCAATAGATGCACCCGGAGCCAGCCAGCCGGGGAGGAGAGCAAAGCAGGCGGGCGCGTACCGTCTGCGGGGTCAGTGAGCGCAAGCGCCCGCGGCAGCAATGCCGCCGCGGCAATCAGCAGCATCAGTTGGAGCATAACCCGAACCGCGGGCCGCCCAAAGCACCCGCCTCCCATCCGCATCCTTTGTGTGCTCGGCCGGATCAGCAGACCATCGGTGGCGCCCCTGGAGCAGAGCAAGCGCGCAGGAGTAGCAAACCGCCGCGGGCAGCGATCGCGGAACCCGAGGCTCGCGTAgatctagagagagagagggagggagaggaagggggctTGGGGAAGTGGCGGCGACTGGGGTTTGCTTTTCCGGCTCGCTTCCGCCTGTTTTTGTTGGCTTCTAGAATCTCGTAGCTgtaagagggaggagagagagaagactGCCGGCTCCTGGGAGTGGCCGCGAAGTGAGAGAGAAACGGAGTGACAAGAGGAGACTAGAGAAGCAAAGCAACGGGCGTAAAAAGGTCGAGAGAGGGAGTGGGTGACTGGCTGACTGCTGAAGGGAAAGGAGAGCATAGAGGAGCGGGGACGAAAAGGGGTCGTCTAGGATTTCGCTGGTTGAAAAAAGGCCggaaaatgataaataaagAAGCGGCAGATGCAAAGACTTTGGAGTTGAtgggaaattttttgttttcggcGGCGTGCAGGTGGGGGGAATGGGAAGGGCGCGTGGAAGGGGCCCACGCTGACGCGGAGATCCGTTAGAGGAGTAATTAATTTGGAAGTGCTCGTGACAGTAGATGACTTTGAAACTGCATCCTCCTATGTGAAAACGAAATCAGAATTACAGAAGTTCTTTTCATGTTGCAGGCAGTACTTTCTTTTAGTTTAGGAGTTGGCTGATAATCGCTTCAGGATTGCATAACAGTAAAGTAACCAGTGCTATAAAGCCGACCACTCGACTGTAGTACGCAGAATCGAACTTGCATATGCACGAGAGAATACGCTGCCTTAGCAGCAAACGTGACACTGGCTGCCGGATCAAAAAGCTAGCAGCAACGTGTCAGTGCCAGCAAGCACAGTACGTAGCACTGACGCACGAGCTCTGCCTTGGCCGTCAAGCTCAAGCTCCCGTTGCTTTCGagtccccggccggccggccggcgtcaACGGCACTAATCAACACAAAGATTCGAGAGAGACAGTCCATGAGCCATGTCATGTCTCCGTCTTAATTTGCCCGGCGAGAGATAATCGTGGTATATAAAACACAGCGCTGACATGTAAAACAGATGCACTTGGGAATGGGACAAAACCAGTTGAGTTGGCGATCCTTATCCTGGATGACATGGAAGGATGTGTGCTGGTAGTAATTGGTTGGTACGTAGTAGCATCAAGTAGAGAATCCCCGGTTAATTATTAGCCTAATGTTCTGTGAGATCTTTGTGTTGCTTGGAAAACACATGGCCGGTGAgaatcagcaaaaaaaaaatgtcaatcTTAACCATTAGACGTCTCTTAGAACACGTGCATTCAATATCTCAAAACTTTGGTTAATGATAAAACCAAAAGTTATTACAAAGGTTGTCATAAAAGTACTTTCGCCTTCGTAGTATTTTATGAGAAAATTGCTGACGTGAGTTTACGGCCTCAGCTGAGATACTCCTTAGAATGCGGTATGTTTTCTAGTTTCAGCGGGAATTGAACCGTTTGTTTGTCGTGAAATTGTCTTGTCCGAATTGCGAGTTCCAATCATTTTACCGATGGTATCAGCGCTCCTCAGTTGTAAAGATCATATGTAGATGTCATACTGATCCTACAAAAGGCGATAATTaaggtgatttttttttgatattTAGTGATTCAGAGAATTTAGTGGAGATCTTATCTTACTGCGCCTCACCATGATGCAGGCTTAGACAGGACACCGGTAACAGGAGCCGTATAGAATTTTGGCAGCTGATATCATGGGATCATTGCACCAGAGCTGTGCTGATTCCTATCCTGAAGAACCGACGAACTGCAGTGGGCCAAGAATTTAACACAAATGTTTCCTGACAGATTCCATCAGATGGCCCCTACCATGCTTGGATTCGTAATCGTAACATTTCGGTGGGCCAAGCCAAAGCCAGTCGACCAGCTACTCaatgatgaattgatgattATGAGTCAGGGAGCACTAGAGCATTGGCGTCTTTCTCGTCTCGAAGACACAAGAAAAATCAATAGAATACACATGACCAATAAATTCAACAGAAAATGTTTCCTTCGGGGCAATTGTCATTACACAGTTTTGATGCAAGATATCTATCCACATTCTTCTCGACGGAATTTTCCCAGGTAATGGATTCAAAAATCAATAGAATACACATGCCTCTCGCGTCACCTGGAGCCCAACATTCATTCATCTGCTACTTCTTACAATCTTTTcaagctcttcttcctcgcatCTATCTTCTTCTTATCGACAGGGGCTTTTGTCGCAGCAGGCCCTTCCTTCTTTGGCACTGCTGCAGATGATCCAAGAGCAGGATCAGAAGGAGCATTCTGATCCTGCGAGTTCGAGCCGGGCACTTTGTTGGTGGTAGTGGCGCATTGAGCCGTGGGTGGATTTTCACCAACAATTGTGTTTGACTGATCCACGTTTAGAGCTGTGGTTGACTCTGTAATAGCGCCACTCTTGGGCTTATTCTTGGGTTTGAGGGCATGAATCCCCGTGTATAACCTGCATAATGGCGCGTGTGAAAGGTTAGGCAGTGGTCTGATTTGTCAAAGCAATGGCAATGGTATCTGCGACAAAACATCACATCTAGCTGAATACAATAGACGGCTAGATGGGCATAACACTCTTAAGTTTTgacaaaggagaaagaaacgATGATTCCCCTTGTATAGTGCAGGCAGCTAGAGTCGTAGATATGTCTACTTGGGTGTCTTTAATCTATATTGACACAGTGATACAAAATATAAAAGTCAAAAAGGTAACCTTGCATGCCGAGCATAGTCCTCGTAGTTCTCAAGTAACATCTTCCCAGCCTGCTCATTGAGGGCAGATTCCGGGAATGGTTCAATCAGTAGGCATCTCACAACCTTTCACACACGAAAATGAAAATGACAGTTATAATCAACAATTACAGCTGATTTATTACCACTAGAAAGAATAGGCCAAACAATATTGCATTATGTACTTACAAGTAGCACATGCCTTAACCCGTGACTAGGATTCCAATCCTTTTTCAGTGTGTTAACACATATTTCACCACTGCTTGATATGTTTGGATGGAAAATTTTGGTCACGAAAAATCCTAGTAAGTGAAAAGGCAGTTTAAACGtgtcaaaaaataattaagtaAATAACATAATCCAATTGCTCAAGCTTCCGTATCATGATgatacacacacaaaaagatTTCTGCTATGAAAAGGATAGCCAGACCTTTCGGTGGAGATTGAGGAAAGTCATGGGACAATACTAGCTTCATCCGGAAAATCCCATTCTCGTATGGAGTCCCACCTGAACCATTTCCAGATTCAGAATTCCAGTATCCAGTTTTTAGAGAAAAACACGGTAATGAAGTACAGATTTGTATAAATTCAGATTATGACATATAAATCAGAAAACAAACATACTTTTCAGTACTTAATTATGAACACAAGAAATACATTAGGAAGCAGCTAGAAAAACTGTTAGTGCTTATAAACTATCAGAACCTCTTAATTAATTGTACCTTACCAGGGCCATCTATATCTGCAGAAATACTAGTGAAGTCATCGTCATTCACAATCACTCTAATCCCTTCTGGAGGTGACTCGTCAAGATTCTTCAATTCTTTAGCCAGTTGCCTAATGACGTTCGGCGGAAGGTTTTCGTTCGTTGCCTTCATAAACACAAGCCACATTAAAACCATTAGAACAGCAGATCTTCGTAGCAGAATTTTGTTATGGAAATGGAACAATTTGCCATGGAAAATGAACTTTAATAATCACCATGGAAGCAAAGGCAGCAAATAGCTTTATTTGGGCTACGTCAGCAACTGCAATGAGGGGATATGCCCTCTCCCGATAGTGATAAAATTTCTGACAACAGATGCAACCTACAGGAAACAGCAGTTAACATCACCTGGGCAAATACTCAAAGAGATATAGCAACCATATTAGCATAACTTAATTTATAGAACTTCTGAAGTACAAGACTGTATTTGTATTTATCAAATTTCATATAGAGGGTGGTACAAACAATAAATCTTATACTTGATTGTACAGATGGCTTGTGCAAATCTCTCTCGGATTCTCAGGCATGCAATACAAAGTACACGACTCAAAGAATGAAGGGTGCCGCTGTTATTATGGATTGGGGCATTGGGCCAAAGCTCTGCTCCATTTTCAATAGTTTAGAATCTTAACAAAGCTTGTCTCATGGCAACTCACCAGAAGCTTTGCCACTGCTGTTCTGGCTTGAACTAAAGCTCTGCCTCTTACCAGCGTAGGAGTCAACTTAACTCCAACATTACAATCAGTGTAGTAAGTAGCGCAATGAACAGAGCAAGAGACCATGTTAGCATTTTTTTGCACCATTTCCTGATATTCAAGGCCACCGAACGAGAAACGGCACATTACGAACGGATTCATCATAAAATTGGTGGGTAACCAATGCAGCTCACACAATGTGGCATGTCGACCGAAGTAAAACTGCATATGAACAGCACATGCTATTGGTCCTATGCTTGCAGGTGATGACTCTAGTTGCATTCAGAATTAAGTTGATCACACAAACTGTGACCCGGTTCTTGTTAAATGTACCACCATCTCGAGATCAGAAACAGAACTCGGGGATAAAAACATCAcccaccccccaccccacccaaCCTCTTGGTTTCTGAACGTTGTGTCTATACCTGGCTAACATATCAAACTCGCGTGAATCATAAAGCAAGTCGTTCCAATTTCCAATTCTCCCCATCTCCCTGAATCCCTGATAAGAATCCATCGGCAGAGCGAAAGTAGCTCAGCTTCTTAAGGAATACAGGTTCCTACAGTTGATTCTGCAAAAGTAGCACCAACCGAGACAACCATGTGTAGGAGTAGTTGAGAGAACACATCCCGGGTCGTCTCTGCAGAAGATAGGCACGCTATTCTTCGCGTCTCCGCTACAGCCTTCAAGGAGACAAAAAGGTGTGTACGCAGGAAAACGAGTACTAGAACAATGGCGCGAATTCCCTCTAGGAACCTCGAAGCTCTCGTCACCTTCACTTGACAGAATGTGCAAACTGCAAACCCGGTGGCCTACTACTTATTTCTTGACCAAATTCGCCGAAATACTTCCAAATTAAGGCATCGctcgcacgcacgcacagACTTAAAACCCcgacggaaaaaaaaatcgccgCCGGTGTCTCCCAAAATTCACTAATAATCCTACCGCCGATCGAGCTAAACAAGCAGGCATCACGAGATGGGGGGATATGATTCAGGGCAGtgtaaaaggaaaagggttgaAATAAGGCAAGGAAGGGCGAGTTACCGGAGGAATCGGAGCAAATCTGGGCTGGCGGGATTCGCGGGGCGGCCGGGCGTTGCGGATCGGGATGATCGGAGAACAGAGAGGGGGGTGACGTGGCGTTCTACCTTTGCCACCGGGCGGTGGAGTACTTTTTGTAGACGGATCTCGGCAGCGCGTCGGCGTGGGCGTGGGCCCCCCGGGCGGAGGAGCGTGAAAACGGTCGGAGGCGCGTAGCCGTTGGAGGGCGGCCCGCGCCGGTTTGAAATTCCAGACAGCTGCGGCCAGCCGGCCAGCTCGAGAGAGATCTCGATCGGCCGGTGTGGATGCGAGTCATTGTCGTTGGTTGCTGATTGGAGCTGGCCCACcgggcagagagagagagagagagcgagcgGTGATAACAAGAAGGGATTGATGAGAGCGGCGCCGATCGCGGGTGGTTGTTGCCGATCGAATTTTTATCATGTCGTCGATCAGTTGGAGTTGATTGATGGATGAGATGATTTGCGAACTCGACGTGCACCTCAGGCCAGCGGCAGATCCAATCGACCGTAGCCACAGCAAATGCGATTTCCCAAATTGGATGATATCTGTACTtctagccaaaaaaaaaaacttgtgtcCACATTTTTTATAGCTTCGCTCTTTCTCTGCGTTCATGTATTTAAATTTGGCATCCCTGAAGTTTGCCTGCTACTCGACTCGTTTACATGCCAGCTTGACAATTTGGAACCGAGTGTATCCCATAGCAGCATCAAATCGGATGCCAAAACATGAGTTTATAGAACCACCAAACGTTAACCGCCGCTTCCAACAACTACACTCCAGCAACCACGCACGCTTGGAGCTAAGCCAACTTTCATCGAGCTGAGATAACCTCGCGGTACACATTCTTCTACTTTTGTCAGTTTGTGAAGAATTAACAAAGTAAAACCTTGCATCCGCCCACGCCACGTCTGTACCCGGTGCCTGTTGCAATCTGTTCAATAATGTGTGGATTACCCTGTTGCAATATGTTCAATAATGCGAATTAACAAAGAGAACCTACTAGTACAGTTTTGTACTACTCCCATGcccgaaaagaaaaacaagctaACCGTAAAAAAACCTTTGCTCGTTTTTTAGGGGGTCCCGccccctgaaaaaaaaaacctttgctttttttttgagagaggaagaaaaaaaaaaccttttctCGTATGCCCAATGTAGGATACACTGGGCCGGAGATCTGTTGGCTGCTGTTACCAGGCCCAGATAGAGTCCAATTATGTGGGACGCGTGTTACACGTTCATAGGCTGCCTGCGCAGGTCGGCCCCTATAAATGACGGGGTCCTTCGCGAACCCTAAGCCCATCAAATCCCAACCCCAGTGTGCATTGTGAaccagccaccgccgccgcttgtcttcttcctcctctcatTCTTGTTTCGCTTATGGATATG includes:
- the LOC100827991 gene encoding ubiquitin-conjugating enzyme E2 22, which codes for MATNENLPPNVIRQLAKELKNLDESPPEGIRVIVNDDDFTSISADIDGPGGTPYENGIFRMKLVLSHDFPQSPPKGFFVTKIFHPNISSSGEICVNTLKKDWNPSHGLRHVLLVVRCLLIEPFPESALNEQAGKMLLENYEDYARHARLYTGIHALKPKNKPKSGAITESTTALNVDQSNTIVGENPPTAQCATTTNKVPGSNSQDQNAPSDPALGSSAAVPKKEGPAATKAPVDKKKIDARKKSLKRL